Proteins encoded in a region of the Suncus etruscus isolate mSunEtr1 chromosome 1, mSunEtr1.pri.cur, whole genome shotgun sequence genome:
- the TOPORS gene encoding E3 ubiquitin-protein ligase Topors isoform X1, translated as MLVSKGSPQPPGSPLSRPEGEAPPPAPPAEGRRRSRRVRLRGTCRHRPIFLGRRELARSTPTAPETGSSEIISSATKEFKMDSFSPKAGTSKLQQTVPADASPDSKCPICLDRFDNVSYLDRCLHKFCFRCVQEWSKNKAECPLCKQPFDSIFHSVKAEDDFQEYILRPSYNGSFATPDGRRFRYRTTMTRERSTSVYSPSSTVNRRTTTPPDSGVIFEGLSNAARHRESELIRPTSLRRPATVADERSLRKIQEQDIINFRRTLYRAGARVRNIEDGGRYRDISAEFFRRNPACLHRLVPWLKRELTVLFGAHGSLVNIVQHIIMSNVTRYDLESQAFVSDLRPFLLNRTEHFIHEFISFARSPFNMAAFDQHANYDCPAPSYEEGSHSDSSVITISPDEAEPQEMDVNVATVSQAPWDDETPGPSYSSSEQVHAAISSLLNSSDSSDDELVSARATSQIQEVQTNEDLNNDSDSSSDNCVIVGFVKPLAERTPELVELSSDSEELGSYEKMETVKTQEQEQSYSSGDSDVSRCSTPHSVLEKDEQINKGHHDSATRMKSKEEEKRSTSLSSPRDLNLSIRGDRVYSPYNHRHRKTVRSRSSDSRSQSRSGHDQKSHKKHHGKKRMKSKRSRSRESSRPRGRRDKKRSRTRESSWSRRSQTLSLSSDSTSRSRSRSSDHGKRRSRSRNRDRYYLRNNFGSRYKWEYTYYSRNKDRDGYESSYRRRTLSRAHYSRQSSSPEFRIQSFSERTNARKKSNHSERKYYYYERHRSRSLSSSRSKTASAIPDRIRNEKPGGKRKYKTRHLEGNSEVAQTSREFASKVKESHYQKSSKLDGNYKNESDSFSDSRSSDRETKHKRNKRTRSPSVEIVYEGKPTDTARHHKKKKKKHKKKHKKHGDNALRSPVIITIDSDSDKDPEIKENAECNNSGPQDSLHSEFLPPSLEPAETKDVVTIDDESGVVDKECDVTSFDTNRTVHNTPPQIASVEQTLDVREESIFTSDVENQPSNVSIQIEPSTQLPSPRTSLMPLSLGGD; from the coding sequence aTAATATCATCGGCTACCAAGGAATTTAAAATGGACAGCTTTTCACCTAAAGCTGGTACTAGCAAATTGCAGCAGACAGTACCAGCTGATGCATCTCCTGATTCTAAGTGTCCTATATGTTTGGACAGATTTGATAATGTTTCTTATTTGGATCGCTGCCTGCATAAATTCTGTTTTCGCTGTGTGCAGGAGTGGTCAAAAAACAAAGCTGAATGTCCACTATGTAAACAACCTTTTGACTCTATTTTTCATTCTGTGAAGGCAGAAGATGATTTCCAGGAGTATATCCTAAGGCCTTCATATAATGGATCTTTTGCCACTCCTGATGGTCGAAGATTCCGCTATCGCACAACTATGACAAGGGAACGAAGCACTTCCGTTTATTCGCCTAGTAGTACTGTGAATAGAAGAACAACTACTCCACCAGATAGTGGAGTAATATTTGAAGGGTTAAGCAATGCAGCAAGACATAGAGAGAGTGAACTTATAAGACCGACTTCACTACGGAGGCCAGCTACTGTTGCAGATGAACGATCTTTGCGGAAAATACAAGAACAGGATATTATAAACTTCAGGCGAACTCTCTACCGGGCTGGTGCTCGTGTTAGAAATATTGAAGATGGTGGTCGCTACAGGGATATTTCTGCTGAATTTTTTCGTAGAAATCCTGCTTGTCTTCACAGACTAGTTCCCTGGTTAAAACGAGAACTCACGGTTCTTTTTGGAGCTCATGGTTCTTTAGTGAATATTGTACAGCACATCATCATGAGTAATGTTACTCGATATGACTTAGAGAGTCAGGCATTTGTGTCTGATTTAAGACCATTTTTACTCAATCGTACCGAACATTTTATACATGAATTTATCAGTTTTGCTCGATCTCCTTTTAACATGGCAGCATTTGATCAGCATGCTAATTATGATTGTCCTGCCCCTTCCTATGAAGAAGGTAGCCACTCTGATTCTTCAGTCATAACAATTTCTCCAGATGAAGCTGAGCCCCAAGAGATGGATGTTAATGTAGCCACTGTGAGTCAAGCACCATGGGATGATGAGACTCCAGGACCATCATATTCAAGCTCTGAACAAGTTCATGCTGCTATATCTTCCCTTTTAAATTCATCTGACAGTTCAGATGATGAACTTGTATCAGCAAGAGCCACATCTCAGATACAAGAAGTGCAAACCAATGAGGACCTAAATAATGACAGTGATTCTTCCTCAGATAATTGTGTCATTGTTGGGTTTGTTAAACCATTAGCTGAGAGAACCCCAGAACTTGTTGAACTGTCCTCTGATTCTGAGGAATTAGGATCATATGAAAAAATGGAGACAGTGAAGACACAAGAACAAGAGCAGTCTTACAGTTCAGGTGATAGTGATGTTAGTAGATGCTCAACTCCACATTCTGTCCTTGAAAAAGATGAGCAAATAAACAAAGGTCATCATGATTCTGCTACGAGAATGAAGTCGAAGGAGGAGGAAAAACGATCTACGTCATTGTCATCTCCCAGAGACTTGAACTTATCTATCAGGGGAGACAGGGTATATTCTCCATATAATCATAGACACCGCAAGACAGTACGATCGAGAAGTTCAGATTCTCGTTCACAGAGTAGAAGTGGACATGATCAGAAAAGTCATAAAAAGCATCatgggaagaaaagaatgaaaagcaaACGATCCAGAAGCAGAGAGAGCAGCAGACCTCGAGGtagaagagacaaaaagaggTCACGGACTAGAGAGAGTAGTTGGTCAAGAAGGAGTCAAACACTGTCTTTAAGCAGTGACAGCACAAGCAGATCAAGGTCTCGTAGCAGTGATCATGGTAAAAGAAGATCACGAAGCAGAAATAGAGATCGTTAttacttaagaaataattttggaAGCAGATATAAGTGGGAATATACCTACTATAGTAGAAACAAGGACAGAGATGGTTATGAATCGTCTTATAGGAGGAGGACACTCTCCAGAGCGCATTACTCTAGACAATCTTCAAGTCCAGAATTTAGAATTCAGTCCTTTTCTGAAAGAACAAATGCTCGGAAAAAAAGTAATCACAGTGAAAGGAAATATTACTACTATGAAAGACACAGATCGAGGAGTCTGTCTAGTAGTAGATCAAAGACTGCATCTGCTATACCTGAccggatcagaaatgaaaaaccTGGAGGGAAACGAAAATATAAAACACGTCATTTGGAGGGTAATAGTGAAGTGGCTCAGACATCTCGAGAATTTGCTTCTAAAGTAAAAGAGAGTCATTACCAAAAGTCATCAAAATTAGATGGAAACTACAAAAATGAGAGTGACAGCTTTTCAGACAGCCGGTCATCagacagagaaacaaaacacaaaaggaataaaaggacCAGAAGCCCAAGTGTAGAGATAGTCTATGAAGGAAAACCCACCGATACAGCTAgacatcacaaaaagaaaaagaaaaaacataagaagAAGCATAAGAAACATGGGGATAATGCTTTACGTTCTCCAGTCATCATTACCATTGATAGCGATAGTGACAAGGATCCTGAAATAAAGGAGAATGCGGAGTGTAACAATAGTGGTCCTCAGGACTCTCTACACAGTGAATTTTTACCTCCTTCCTTGGAACCAGCTGAAACTAAAGATGTCGTTACAATAGATGATGAATCTGGTGTTGTGGACAAGGAGTGTGATGTTACTTCATTTGACACCAACAGAACCGTACATAATACTCCACCCCAGATAGCTTCAGTTGAACAAACTCTTGATGTTAGAGAAGAGAGCATCTTTACCTCTGATGTGGAGAACCAACCAAGTAATGTGTCTATTCAAATTGAGCCATCAACACAGTTGCCATCTCCACGGACATCATTAATGCCACTATCTCTTGGTGGAGACTGA
- the TOPORS gene encoding E3 ubiquitin-protein ligase Topors isoform X2 — MGSPQPPGSPLSRPEGEAPPPAPPAEGRRRSRRVRLRGTCRHRPIFLGRRELARSTPTAPETGSSEIISSATKEFKMDSFSPKAGTSKLQQTVPADASPDSKCPICLDRFDNVSYLDRCLHKFCFRCVQEWSKNKAECPLCKQPFDSIFHSVKAEDDFQEYILRPSYNGSFATPDGRRFRYRTTMTRERSTSVYSPSSTVNRRTTTPPDSGVIFEGLSNAARHRESELIRPTSLRRPATVADERSLRKIQEQDIINFRRTLYRAGARVRNIEDGGRYRDISAEFFRRNPACLHRLVPWLKRELTVLFGAHGSLVNIVQHIIMSNVTRYDLESQAFVSDLRPFLLNRTEHFIHEFISFARSPFNMAAFDQHANYDCPAPSYEEGSHSDSSVITISPDEAEPQEMDVNVATVSQAPWDDETPGPSYSSSEQVHAAISSLLNSSDSSDDELVSARATSQIQEVQTNEDLNNDSDSSSDNCVIVGFVKPLAERTPELVELSSDSEELGSYEKMETVKTQEQEQSYSSGDSDVSRCSTPHSVLEKDEQINKGHHDSATRMKSKEEEKRSTSLSSPRDLNLSIRGDRVYSPYNHRHRKTVRSRSSDSRSQSRSGHDQKSHKKHHGKKRMKSKRSRSRESSRPRGRRDKKRSRTRESSWSRRSQTLSLSSDSTSRSRSRSSDHGKRRSRSRNRDRYYLRNNFGSRYKWEYTYYSRNKDRDGYESSYRRRTLSRAHYSRQSSSPEFRIQSFSERTNARKKSNHSERKYYYYERHRSRSLSSSRSKTASAIPDRIRNEKPGGKRKYKTRHLEGNSEVAQTSREFASKVKESHYQKSSKLDGNYKNESDSFSDSRSSDRETKHKRNKRTRSPSVEIVYEGKPTDTARHHKKKKKKHKKKHKKHGDNALRSPVIITIDSDSDKDPEIKENAECNNSGPQDSLHSEFLPPSLEPAETKDVVTIDDESGVVDKECDVTSFDTNRTVHNTPPQIASVEQTLDVREESIFTSDVENQPSNVSIQIEPSTQLPSPRTSLMPLSLGGD, encoded by the coding sequence aTAATATCATCGGCTACCAAGGAATTTAAAATGGACAGCTTTTCACCTAAAGCTGGTACTAGCAAATTGCAGCAGACAGTACCAGCTGATGCATCTCCTGATTCTAAGTGTCCTATATGTTTGGACAGATTTGATAATGTTTCTTATTTGGATCGCTGCCTGCATAAATTCTGTTTTCGCTGTGTGCAGGAGTGGTCAAAAAACAAAGCTGAATGTCCACTATGTAAACAACCTTTTGACTCTATTTTTCATTCTGTGAAGGCAGAAGATGATTTCCAGGAGTATATCCTAAGGCCTTCATATAATGGATCTTTTGCCACTCCTGATGGTCGAAGATTCCGCTATCGCACAACTATGACAAGGGAACGAAGCACTTCCGTTTATTCGCCTAGTAGTACTGTGAATAGAAGAACAACTACTCCACCAGATAGTGGAGTAATATTTGAAGGGTTAAGCAATGCAGCAAGACATAGAGAGAGTGAACTTATAAGACCGACTTCACTACGGAGGCCAGCTACTGTTGCAGATGAACGATCTTTGCGGAAAATACAAGAACAGGATATTATAAACTTCAGGCGAACTCTCTACCGGGCTGGTGCTCGTGTTAGAAATATTGAAGATGGTGGTCGCTACAGGGATATTTCTGCTGAATTTTTTCGTAGAAATCCTGCTTGTCTTCACAGACTAGTTCCCTGGTTAAAACGAGAACTCACGGTTCTTTTTGGAGCTCATGGTTCTTTAGTGAATATTGTACAGCACATCATCATGAGTAATGTTACTCGATATGACTTAGAGAGTCAGGCATTTGTGTCTGATTTAAGACCATTTTTACTCAATCGTACCGAACATTTTATACATGAATTTATCAGTTTTGCTCGATCTCCTTTTAACATGGCAGCATTTGATCAGCATGCTAATTATGATTGTCCTGCCCCTTCCTATGAAGAAGGTAGCCACTCTGATTCTTCAGTCATAACAATTTCTCCAGATGAAGCTGAGCCCCAAGAGATGGATGTTAATGTAGCCACTGTGAGTCAAGCACCATGGGATGATGAGACTCCAGGACCATCATATTCAAGCTCTGAACAAGTTCATGCTGCTATATCTTCCCTTTTAAATTCATCTGACAGTTCAGATGATGAACTTGTATCAGCAAGAGCCACATCTCAGATACAAGAAGTGCAAACCAATGAGGACCTAAATAATGACAGTGATTCTTCCTCAGATAATTGTGTCATTGTTGGGTTTGTTAAACCATTAGCTGAGAGAACCCCAGAACTTGTTGAACTGTCCTCTGATTCTGAGGAATTAGGATCATATGAAAAAATGGAGACAGTGAAGACACAAGAACAAGAGCAGTCTTACAGTTCAGGTGATAGTGATGTTAGTAGATGCTCAACTCCACATTCTGTCCTTGAAAAAGATGAGCAAATAAACAAAGGTCATCATGATTCTGCTACGAGAATGAAGTCGAAGGAGGAGGAAAAACGATCTACGTCATTGTCATCTCCCAGAGACTTGAACTTATCTATCAGGGGAGACAGGGTATATTCTCCATATAATCATAGACACCGCAAGACAGTACGATCGAGAAGTTCAGATTCTCGTTCACAGAGTAGAAGTGGACATGATCAGAAAAGTCATAAAAAGCATCatgggaagaaaagaatgaaaagcaaACGATCCAGAAGCAGAGAGAGCAGCAGACCTCGAGGtagaagagacaaaaagaggTCACGGACTAGAGAGAGTAGTTGGTCAAGAAGGAGTCAAACACTGTCTTTAAGCAGTGACAGCACAAGCAGATCAAGGTCTCGTAGCAGTGATCATGGTAAAAGAAGATCACGAAGCAGAAATAGAGATCGTTAttacttaagaaataattttggaAGCAGATATAAGTGGGAATATACCTACTATAGTAGAAACAAGGACAGAGATGGTTATGAATCGTCTTATAGGAGGAGGACACTCTCCAGAGCGCATTACTCTAGACAATCTTCAAGTCCAGAATTTAGAATTCAGTCCTTTTCTGAAAGAACAAATGCTCGGAAAAAAAGTAATCACAGTGAAAGGAAATATTACTACTATGAAAGACACAGATCGAGGAGTCTGTCTAGTAGTAGATCAAAGACTGCATCTGCTATACCTGAccggatcagaaatgaaaaaccTGGAGGGAAACGAAAATATAAAACACGTCATTTGGAGGGTAATAGTGAAGTGGCTCAGACATCTCGAGAATTTGCTTCTAAAGTAAAAGAGAGTCATTACCAAAAGTCATCAAAATTAGATGGAAACTACAAAAATGAGAGTGACAGCTTTTCAGACAGCCGGTCATCagacagagaaacaaaacacaaaaggaataaaaggacCAGAAGCCCAAGTGTAGAGATAGTCTATGAAGGAAAACCCACCGATACAGCTAgacatcacaaaaagaaaaagaaaaaacataagaagAAGCATAAGAAACATGGGGATAATGCTTTACGTTCTCCAGTCATCATTACCATTGATAGCGATAGTGACAAGGATCCTGAAATAAAGGAGAATGCGGAGTGTAACAATAGTGGTCCTCAGGACTCTCTACACAGTGAATTTTTACCTCCTTCCTTGGAACCAGCTGAAACTAAAGATGTCGTTACAATAGATGATGAATCTGGTGTTGTGGACAAGGAGTGTGATGTTACTTCATTTGACACCAACAGAACCGTACATAATACTCCACCCCAGATAGCTTCAGTTGAACAAACTCTTGATGTTAGAGAAGAGAGCATCTTTACCTCTGATGTGGAGAACCAACCAAGTAATGTGTCTATTCAAATTGAGCCATCAACACAGTTGCCATCTCCACGGACATCATTAATGCCACTATCTCTTGGTGGAGACTGA